Genomic DNA from Gossypium hirsutum isolate 1008001.06 chromosome A01, Gossypium_hirsutum_v2.1, whole genome shotgun sequence:
TTTGAAGTTTGCAGAAAAGTCGAGGGATACTTCCGAGGGGAAACATAAGGATGGTACGAAGGGTATCGACAAAATCATTACCAGCTTCAGATAGAATTACCTTGTTTCTTTCCTGGTCTATTAAAAGCTTGATTGAAATCCTGGTTGATTCTGAAGCCATTGATACAAAACAAAAGCAAACTCAGACGGATGAAATCTGGAGCACGGCTGAAATGAAACTAAAACCAGTCTATTTATTGTGCGAGTCCATGAActgaacatatttaaaattataatttataaacttATGTCAATGAACTGAACAGGTAATGAAGTGCGTGCATGATTATGGACTAATTACGTAAACAATGACTTGGGGGAGAGTGTTGAAAATTGGCCAACAATGCTGCTCTGATATTTTTGGTTGAAGTGCAGGCAGCTTGTAAATATGCTGCAGCACGTATGCTTGCTGTAACAGCAAGGTTGTTGTTTAGTTACTTTGTTAagttagttgaaaatgaactaagttggtaatgttttaatatttttaggtgctGATTGACATAATTAGCTTGTGTAAGGGTTAAGTTTTACTTGTTTCAAAGTATGATTAATGGGAGTAATCGAATATTTGGTGACGTATTTCgttataaaaatattgtttttcttattgaaaaGTTGAGTAAAATGAGCTATTAGCCATAAGTTCCCTTACTGCACATTTATGAGCAAATAAAAATACTTTGCTTTATTGTTCTATGTCCTCCGTTTTTCATCCTTTGCTCCTCCAAAATCACCAACAGAGAGCAACTAGAGTTGTGAAAATGTAGATAACCCAGATCATGGCTAGCGGAATATTATTGACTAGTTCAGAGCTTTCTACTGTATCAATTAAGGGCCTAAGACGAGATATCCATGTTTATAAGCTATTCGaattcaaagagaaaaaaaaaattgaattcgaTTAATCATTCTCGAGCTGAGTTGAAGCTCAAGTGAACAGAGTTTAAGTATTTTGTTTTCGGTATTCTTCATGTAAGCGATGGGGGATGATGGAGGCCCTAActccctaaaatgtaaaattttacttttggcccattaaatttaatataattttgaattaataaatagttaaattgtattttgacccttaaaataataaaattttaattcaaaattaagttATACATTCTCAAGAGTAGAATTAAGTTGTACATTTTTACAAGagttaaaactattaaaattgtaaaattgtattttaactctcataaaaatgtataatttaattccACCCCTAAGAGTTTTTATATAGTCACTTACTGTTGATATTGAATAAAGAGTGGcttatattattttatcaccatCTCTTTACAGATAACCATTCGATAGTTTCCAAACAACTTTATTGGGAGATGCGAAACTGAATCCTCGTTTGCAGGCTGTCCCTGGGGTTGTTTGAGTGTAGTTGCCGAGGGTCGAAGGTTAAAAGTGATTcccgaaaattttttttttcaacttaatgtaacaaaaaattttcagactaaaattaattaattaaatatttaatgctTTATCTCTTAAAGCCCCAAATTTTTTCAGTTTTTATTATcttacattttataaatttttttaagaggaGTTCAATTTATTATTACACCTTTACCTAAAAATGTCAAAAACGAGCCTAACGCTGTAGATTGATTTAACTTAGAAATGAGAGAGCTTATTGTcatactccttttttttttcaaccatattttgaaaaaaacatattaaaaaaagtgGATATACGAGCATACAAGATTTatgatctttaaaaaaaaaacaaatatcttaataaaattaaatatatctatGTCGGTTGAATACTAGTATTTGACACTCAACCTAAGTTGAGtaatattagtttatttttcttctcatatttttcacttaaaattatacatgtttattttggaataaattaaaataaattccaattatttattttatttaaaaaaattcaaccattaatatagataatattttaGTTCTATGTAATAAAGATAtcgaattaattaaaaaatttacttgatatgaatattattattaatataaaaatatataaattcaaatacgATGAAgagtattatataattttaagagaATAAAATTTGGACCCACTTCGGTGTAAGAAACGAATAATATTGAATCCCATTTTCATATTGCTTGAAAGCTAAGTGGAATTATTCCAACTCCACTCACAACCATCATTCATTTTCCCTTAGGTATCTTTTTCCTTTAATAAAGAATCCTGGAAGGAAAACAATGCAAATTCTCCTATTTTTTTTCTGTGGAGAAGTACCAGGAAAATGATTTGAAAGAAAGAACATATGAAAATagaatcaaattaaaagaaacaCAATATATTCTTAAAAAGATTCGCTGAAATATCAGAGATTAGCTATCTTTCgttaaataagaataataaataagtagAGTGAATTTGAGGTTGGTTTGTGCTGTGTTCCAAACTTCATCCCGTCTGAAGTTTCTCTTGTTTTGTATTCCATTCTGTACCTATGGCTTTTAAAACATTCACGGCTTCAATCAAACTGTTGATAGACCAGGAAAGAAACAAGGTACTTCTTGCTGAAGCTGGGAATGATTTTATTGATATTCTCCGCAGCCTTCTTAAGTTGCCGCTTGGAAACATTGGTCTACTCTTTCGCAAAAATAAAAGCCTGCTGACCGGTTGCTTGGATAACCTAAACAACAGCGTCGAGAATCTGAGCCTCAACAGCTTTCGAACCCATGCATGTAAGCGTATGTTGCTTTATCCGAGAAGCATTCATAAAGACAAGCCAGTCCAGTATTTTACATGCAAAAAGAGGGGATGTGGTTTGTTGAGTTATTATGAAACTTCTAGATGCTCTTGCGGGAAGTTGATGAATAGTGAGATATATTTAGAAGAAATGGAGAGAGATGGGGTAAAAGATGAAAATGAGGGAGGGTTCAGTAAAGTAGAATCCAGGTTTTTCATCACTGACGATTTAAGAGTGATGAAAGGATTACCAGGTGATCTCATTCAATTCCTTAATAAGTTGGGTATCAAGGATGTTAATATGAATGCTGTCAAAGAACTTGAAATTGGTTCAAAAGAGGTACTGTGTACTTAACTCACTTCCATTTTCTTCTTTTGAATATGATTTAGACTATGATCATGATAGTAATTTATGTGTCCCCTTGCTTGATTATATCAGATATTTAATCTTTTAAGCCATTCATTGATCTCAAAGACTACTCTGACCGATGTTTTTCTAAGAAAACAAGGAACGATGTTAGTTGAACGGCCCCTGCTCATAGGTCCAAGTGCCAAGGAGACAACTGCAAAAGATGGCAAAACAAGAGTGAAGATAATGGAGAGAAAGTCAGATAGGAAGATCTTGTATGCTGAAGCAAATGAAGATTTCGTTGACCTCTTATTTAGCCTCCTCACAATCCCTCTAGAATCGGTTTTACAACTTGTAGGAGATAGTTACATCATGGCTGGATCCATTTTTAACTTGTTTAACGATTTAAACACTATATTCTCCATAGCCAAGCCAAAGACTCTCCAGGATTATGGTTGGCCTAAAAGAATATTTAGCTTCCTCACACACCCTTTGGGATCTGTATATGAATTTGTAACGAAGTCAAAGAATTCCAAAAAAGTTGTTCTTCCCCCATTTTATAGTTGCCCAAATGAGATTCCAGATATCTGTTCTCAGCAGCCTCCTGCATATTGTTTAGTGACAGACTCCAGTAGCGAAAACAGGAGATACTACTTGGATAGTGCAATTAACAAAAGAGAAGGGCCCCTAAAACTGTTGGATCCAAAGTCTCCAGAACCGAACACAACGAACAGTTCGGGCTATGTCGAGAAAAACTCACTGTTTGTTATCACAGATGATCTAGTTGTTAAACCATTATCCTCGGTTTCTAGTATTTCTTTACTAAAGGAAATAGGGGTCGCAGTCGATGATGTTGAAGAACAAGTTATTACCATAGGAGGGATTGAAGTAAGTCATTATCCTTGCGAGTTTTGATCAATCTAAATTTCCACTTTTCACTCACTTTATATTCATAATCTGTAATGCAATATTGTTTTGCAGGCGCTCGGTTTATTGAGGGCTTGTTTGTGTTCATCTTCAGCTTTGTCAGATTTAATGAAGGTTTATGTCTAGCAACCAAAGCAAGAGCAATTATAGCAAAAGCtacattatattattattgcaGTATCAAGGATATGGAGTTGTAGTCGCCTAATAGTCAAGGTGTTTCAGTTTCCTAATAGTCAAGGTGTTTCAGTTTACTTTCATGTAATAGTACTTTATTGTCTCAGTTCAAAactaaaatattacttttaagtAATGTTTCATTTTCTATCTTGGTTTTTGCTTTAGTGCAAAAGAGTTTGAATGAAATGGCTCAAGTTAGGGACCTTGGTTATACTTTGAAAATTGAAGGCTGTTAAGTATGGGGAACACCAATCATTTTGCTGAAGCAGTAATGGCCCTTTTATGAACTCACTCAATAAATAGACTGGTATTAGGTTCTTTTCTGCCATGCTCCAAACTTCATTCATCTGAATTTATTCATGATTTGTTATTTATTCTATCTCCATGGCTTCTAATTCACCCATCATTTCAATCAAATTATTGTTAGACCAAGAAAGAAGCAGGGTAGTTCTTGCTGAAGCTGGTACTGATTTTATTGATACTCTCCGTAGTATCTTTACGTTTCCCCTTGGGAATATTGCTCGGCTTTTTCGTAATAATGAAAGTTTGCAGCCCGGTTGCTTGAATAACTTATACAACGGTGTAGAAAGTCTCAGCCTTAACAGCTTTCGGACAGATGCTTGTAAGTCAATGCTGCTTTATCCAAGAAGCATTCATGAAGATAAGTTCAAGAGCTTGAAGCTTAACATGGGGTTCACAGTGCCTACCCAgtattttgtttgtgaaaaaaggGTTTGTAGACGAAATCCGGTAGGTTGGCTTAGTTATTACAGAACTTCAAGGTGCAGTTGTTGGAAGTTGATGAATAAAGAAGCTATTCTTCGAGTGAAAAAAGAATGTGTGTTGagcattggcctgcaatgcaacatgtgACCAGCAGCTCACCAAGCAGGCCAGAAATGAAGCAGAACCGAGTGCAGCAGCTTGTTCAgtccattttgttttattttgctcAAATGTAACTTGTTTAGTTAGCTTGAAATTTGTATTCAAAGTCAGTAGGATTAGTTTTTGATTTGTACTTGATGTAATGGCTGATGTATGAGCTTACTTAAGTTTGAAATATAACTTGTATTAGTTGTGTATTAGTGGGAGCAGTTACATTGTTAAGTAACTGTCCAATTTCATGTaaccttcacatatattttgatTTCATTCAATGAAAATTGTTATCCAGTTACATTATTCAAGTTTTCAAactttcttctttcatttttcgGTTCTTTTGCTTTTGTTCTTGTTTGAATGTTAAGTTGCTACCAATGTTCCAACAAATGGTAACCAGAGCCTAAGTCTTTGAGGGCCTCTGTTTGTTGGTTGCTTTGTTGAGAAAATATAAGCTTgagaaagaagaaattgaagctgTTGAGTTTGCTTCAGCAAGATGAGCTTCACTCCACCTCCACCTCCAGTGTTTGCTGGTGAAAACTACCACGTTTGGGTAGTCAAGATGAAGACATATCTTCAAGCTCAAGACTTGTGGAGTGTGGTTGGGAATGACATTGAACCAGCTCCATTGAGAGCCAATCCCACGATTGCTTAAATAAGGCAACATGCTGAGGAGAGCACAAAGAAGCAAAAAGCCTTGGCTTGCTTGCAAAATGGAGTTTCTAATGTAATCTTCACTCGAATCATGGCCTACAGCACACCTAAGGAAGCATGGGAAAGGCTAAAggaagtgtaacaccccctaaccccaaaccgtcgccggaatgaggttatgaggcattaccggacatatcagacaacttacgaataatttacaattaatacaactttcatagtataatataataattaagtccctatcttggactctcgaagttcaaacacgtattaaaagtagaacgggacttgttcgagtattccaaatttttttattttttataaaaaaatttcggcagcatttctgcttatttttacctaaacctcctgcaaattcaaaccaaaatcaccaataccaatgtttcacattcatataactaatatttatatcattaacataattttaacttaataactatcatagcatcattcaaaattgattataaacttcattcatttaacaacttaatgttcatgtatcaaaatatcatgtactttccttaccatttcatttaaccatctaaatcttataattcatcATTCACTACtcaaagtaatatacatattcaagtgactaaacaacacctatgtacatgccacctttacccaaaagaaaaatatacatcaccaagtttgtgctggagtcgggattgttctggatgctgagccgggacacttgacttctactaacctgcgcacggaaacaaccgtacgctgagtatggatatactcaatggtattactataaatcaagactatttaacattaataaaatttcaaacatcaaccataaattttataattatttaaactacttttatatataattattttacttcataaatcttaaattcataattcatttttctcatactaactcaattcataatttaattcatgcattctttctcgtacttttcaatagtgctaaaacaaataatctcattttcaaaatttcatttcaattatttaccctattaacaaagctcggattatgacagatacgcggatttccacccaaacacaccagaatgtccaacccaaacacacccagaatattttaaatcctccataacacaccagtaaggcattaagtgcctcttcggataaatcgaagtatataataacagaaacatcttctcggtCGAACTacaatctcctcatcacatcacaaatccaatggcatgccatttgtatcaaatctagtccgacaagttaatagggtattattttaccttttctaatttcaatttaatttacacaaaaattttcactactcattcaattcaaatatctattatcttaattcatatacaaattaattttcacacaagtgtatACCATCAACACCATACAATATTtgtcaccatttatttatttttcaatcaatacacttttcaaataatcacatacttacctcaggtcttacttaccatacatcacaattaaaatttcagcaatcaataataattaaaatttgagttatagtaatacacaccgcaattctcccgttttagtcctcgatgactttctcctttcctttcgatgctggcgtttcaggttctttgttggctacgaaaataatagtaatttatattattatttacagcattaattataataaataattaaatttctaaacaattcctagcttattcccaatttaatcctagctaaacttaattattttcttaatccaattcactctctttttctattcaaattttgtctaaacttatatttaactataaaatttccagcatatttccctaatttcgaaatttcttcaatttagtcccttcaacataaaacttatagcctagtttacaatttaatcccttaatcaattataacttagaattcattcaattaaatccctaattccataatttatccaACATGAACCATATTTGGAAACATATAAACTCTTGaattatcaacttaatttcatcaaaacttgttttaaagcttctaaaatatcaaaattaagagaaaatgacttaattaagcttaccaattaaacttgaagctttaaaatcccaatttccctttttattttctttccttttttcttcccctgttttcgtTTTGTTCCCTGCTTCGtttctatttcttttgttttgtttctttgtttccttaattctttttatgctttattattttattaacataatataatattaatatcatatattaaaatatcttttactttaatattaagtaaattaataattatataacaagtgtacatatttatattattacaaatgtcattatctaatttgcttatcaaataaaaatctcatgatttaattaatacaattaataattataaaatatctttatacttaaattataagtaattaaatatttaaattacaattgtactaatacaattcttacacatgtatattttattaccatacaattgtcttctatttaatttatttaataataatgctaataataataatctaatataaaaccataatgttaattaataattataataatttaatataaaaccataataataatcattataatatataaaacttaaaaaaaatctttgattttatttcaccaatatgccgcctcatttgtagtcaatggcttaattgccattttaatcctttttattttctattgctttataattaaacttttaccctttattcaatttaatcctttttattacttactctaaattaagctaaattcacctaattagatcctaattagacacaccactaggctcataaatatttttaataattattttcgaacttatttcactaagacagaggccctataactcacttttccggtgcccgtgaA
This window encodes:
- the LOC107958031 gene encoding uncharacterized protein, with protein sequence MAFKTFTASIKLLIDQERNKVLLAEAGNDFIDILRSLLKLPLGNIGLLFRKNKSLLTGCLDNLNNSVENLSLNSFRTHACKRMLLYPRSIHKDKPVQYFTCKKRGCGLLSYYETSRCSCGKLMNSEIYLEEMERDGVKDENEGGFSKVESRFFITDDLRVMKGLPGDLIQFLNKLGIKDVNMNAVKELEIGSKEIFNLLSHSLISKTTLTDVFLRKQGTMLVERPLLIGPSAKETTAKDGKTRVKIMERKSDRKILYAEANEDFVDLLFSLLTIPLESVLQLVGDSYIMAGSIFNLFNDLNTIFSIAKPKTLQDYGWPKRIFSFLTHPLGSVYEFVTKSKNSKKVVLPPFYSCPNEIPDICSQQPPAYCLVTDSSSENRRYYLDSAINKREGPLKLLDPKSPEPNTTNSSGYVEKNSLFVITDDLVVKPLSSVSSISLLKEIGVAVDDVEEQVITIGGIEALGLLRACLCSSSALSDLMKVYV